Below is a window of Quercus robur chromosome 6, dhQueRobu3.1, whole genome shotgun sequence DNA.
acgcgtttttaagtgcatgtaccAGGTTTCCTTCTTCCCAACCTGCCTAGGTTTCTTGTTTCCTTCTTCCCCAACATGTCTGCTCTACCCTCTTTGCTTCCCTATATTCAGAATTTTTAGTAGATTGAGAGAGCaagtaatttattttatttattcacaTAATTCAAAACAGCAGATTGAAGGTAAAACTCAATAATACAACCTCTTCAAACATTACGAGGGTTTTATTACCCTCTTAGTTTAAGAACCCTTTTCCCATACCGTTCTTCCCAAAATTAAGTTGAGCCTAAGCTCAAGAGGTTCAAAATCCTGATATCTCGTACATTCTGCGTGGAGTACAGATTTACATTCCCAATGTAGCGATAGTTTAGCAGAGAACCATGCGGCATcttctaaataaaatttcacaTCTACAAAATATCGGTTGAGTTTATTGTTCTCCCTTCCTCTCCTCAACCAGCACCACCACCAACTGTTAGTTCTCTGTATGAAAATAAACACCCTTGCTAACGATGACAGGGATCAATACACTCATTTCTTATTCCCAAAAGGTTCGCCAGAAGCTCCATGTGACTTTGTGGAATTTAAATCATCCTCGGCAGATTTCTTTGGGGTTTGCCCTTGCTTGATTTGGCCTCCCTGGGGTTATTACAGcaacaaggaaaaaaacaaacaaacaaacaataagatTTAACTTCAAAGGGTATGCGGAAAAATAAGTTTTGCAAGCATAAAggtgcaggaaaaaaaaaaattactcccgtaaaattatatttctattttttttatgcaaatatTTGAGAATGAAGTTAATGTACTTTTTGCACCAAGTGCACTGTTTGTTTCACCATTTGATGAATGTAAAGAGAATAAGTCTACTTAATCTAAGTTTCCGTTTAATTAGCCATTAACATCTTTTGTGACAGGTACATCACAAATTAATGCCCTTCAATGAGTGTCAAACGGGTGGGTTTGAggtgggcataattgggttgggtacataaaacccatttacccatttaactaattgcttctaacccaaactcaacccaacccaattattatgggtaaaccccaacccacccaattatcaaaattaccaaaatgcccctaaagtgaaaatgaccaaagtacacAAACACACTGTTACTTTCTGTTTGGCTGATGAGAAAATGTAAGAACACAAAGGAAACGAAAAATTCGACCTAAATTTCCATTAGTCAGGCCTAAGAATCATACTGCAACTgcatctattttaattttatgaatgccCATCTCCAAGGCTGTGACCTGGAGCGTTGGGTCTAACAGCCCTAGTTTTCAATGGAATGCCCAGCACCGCCAGCGCTCTGACCAGTTGTAGTGGGATGTCTGAAGTCATCAAAGCCACGATTTGGAGGAGGAGGCGGCTGAGATACACTCACAGTTGGTGGTGTAGGAGGAGACACGCTAGTAATCTCTTCGTTTGATTTGTAATCTCCATGAAACACACCGTCATGTATGATAGTTTCTGTTTCATAGATTTTAGTTTGAGTTTGGAGGGTTTTGGATTCATAACTCTTCTTCCCTTCAGGCTATACCTTCCCTCGATGGACTGAATTTGTTGGGAGAGAATGAAAAGATCGGATCTATGAGGTTGAGAAGAGCTTACGGAGAAAAGTCGGATCGAGAATGTGAGAATGCCGATCAGAGGAGGATGAAAAAGGAGAGAACATTTCCTTTCTTAAGGCGGTTCCGTTTGAGGTCTCTGAGGCCACCATTGATGGCCAAATCGAGCTCTGAGTTAAGtgcaagagaaagagaggggctggttttttttttattttttttatgttaaggGCTGGGTTGAGTTTGAgtttattgtttttgggttaaatggggctcaatgggtttttagttaaaacccaataattattgggtctaattgggttgatgcccatttaatccaaataataattgggtgggtttgattttaattaaagtgGGTGGGTTTGGGCGGGTAAGTGAGTTTGGGCTTATTTTGTCACCCCTACTAAAAATCCAGGGCCCTCTGTCCTAAAACCATTATGGACAAAGATCAGAGACCCAGATAATTAGTTCTCTCCCTAGCCAACAGTCTACAAAAATACACTGAAGCTGGACGCataaaatcgtaaaaaaaattgtttttcaattgCTTGTGCTCAAAACATGTGTTGTTGGAGGTTTTTATTATCCTTATTATATTCAATTATTCTCATAGAAACCTGAGTCTCAAGACTCTCGGCACTTAAATGTTGCTTAATTtatgtcttcttcttcacaTTGGGCAAAGCCTAAATATATTTTACTAAGCTAATagatatgaaagaaaataatggaaaatatatcaaaattgaTAATGAAAAAGGTTCTCTTACTGCTCCCTTATGGCCTGTTATCCTCCGAACTGATGGAGCTCGTGCCATTGATGAAGCAGCTGCAGCTGCAGCCACACGGATTCTGCAAAAAAGAATTCATAACAAGATCcattgtcattttatttttcattttggcaATACCGTACAttactgcttttttttttttttttgggcttcaaacCGTACATTACTGCTATTGAATCTTTATCATTAATCCTACCTTTTATGCACATCAACATATTCGTCTGTCTCATCCACAATTTCCTCCTGCATAAATTGACGAAATCGTCATCATTAATCTACTGGCAACTGGAAAGACATGCAAACTAAAAGGAATATATAAATAAGGGGTTGCACTTTACCTGCAGAAGTTCTTCAAACACATCTTCCAGAGTGATGATACCAATAACTTCACCATCTTCAATATCCTCTGACAAATGAGGTATGCCATTAGCTGCAGTGTCATTACGCCTAAAAGATGGTGGCCTCCTCACATTGGTAGGCATTGAAGCCCTGTCAATCTCAACAACAACACTGTCCGACTTTTCATCCTGCTTTAACAAAGGAGTAGTCAGTTGAGAGTCCTCGCCAGAAACTTTGTTCTCTTCAGATTTTTCTCCATCAATTGTTGGAGGAAGAGTCTTGCCTTTTCCCTTAGACTTCACCACAGCTGCCATATGACTGCTTCCCTTTTGGAATTCATTTAATATATCATACAGAGGCATATCTGCTGGAACCCTAAGGACGCATCCCACACATCAACAATTCATATCCACACttccgaaaaaagagagaataagcACATCTTTAAGTGTATAAACATACCGTGGAATTCTGCGGATTGATACAGCACTGACAGGGGTCTCTGTTTCAGGTCGTACGGTGAGTAAACTCTTCACCTAATCCCAAAGGGAAAAGATAAAAGTGAGAGAAATAACCAGTAATAAATTAGCAAACATCTAAACCAGTACTATAATTCAAAAGTTTGTCAAAAGCTTAAAGTCCAACCCACCAGAAGAAGTCCAATTACATTCTTTGGATTCCCAGAATAGACAGGAACTCGACTATGACCCCGAGCAAGAATTTTCCCCATTGCTTCCCTGGGttattaaaattatgaaaagaaaaaacaaatataaacaaaggATAGATTGAATACTAGTATTCTAGAACTTCTACTAAGAATAGAGAAACTCATGTAATGGTGATGACCATGCAAAGCTTTATCACAAGATAAATggaaagtttaacaaaaataacagAAACAAATTGTAGCCAATATTCTTGTGCTATGAAAAGAAACTTGCAATCTATTGCAAATGCACTCACGTATGTTAAGACCATAACAGATTGATTGGAATGACATAGAAGCATATACGAATACAAAACTTAGTTAAGATATGCTTTGCATAACTAAAGTTTTAAaccaacataaaataatttgagtTTGAATCATACTCAtttatcacaaatttttttttttttaaattcttaatCAGATAGCAAAACAAGATccccataaaaataaatgttgaatTGCACATATTTTTTGAAGCAGGAAATTGATTATAAAATAATGGATTTAATTCTTGGAAGAATGTGAAAACagaaattttaaagtataacTCTTGGTATCTTGATGAGGAAGTTGGAtcaggaagaagaaaaaaatgataataataatggcATCAAAACTTAGTCAGGTGTAGAACTTACCAGTCCAACTTCGAATTGACATCCAAGGAAAAGGTTGACTCAATAGGTGTCATAGCCTCCTCAGCAGTctgattgaaaataaaaatgacaacaTGAAGAGTGACTTTGAGATACAAACTCCAGCTAATATCAAGGATCTAAATTTAGATAAGGCATTATATAGAAACATCAAACTATAGTGACCACTTTCagaaactcaaaattttagctTTTCCACCAAGTCACAAACTCAAAGGTAGTTGGTCAGTTTGAATCAAGAGAAGGGAATTTACAGGtgcaaatttaaaaacaaatcaacATAAGAAGCAAGGTACTCTTAACCATCAGGAAGTTCTGCAAATGCACAATGACAagcaaaacaataaataaactAGCACACCAGTTTAAGTAACATTGTTTACCTTTTCAGTTAAATCTAGGGCTCCGCTAATAATTGTTGTCTCATCATGTGTAAGCTCCCCTCCCTTGCCAGCCTAAGCATAACAAGAATAACAAGCTATTACTCCTTGAAACATTTGGATAGTTTTAACAAGTGATAATTGCAGTAGTTTATGCATATAACTCCAACAGCTTTACCTCCTGGCCGTGGATGGAGACAAGGGCTTTAAGCTGCGCCCGCCTAAATAATGCTTCATTATGTCCCAGAACCCAGTCCAGAATCTGGAACACATATATTTCTAGTGTTAAGGGCTAAATATATATCAACAGAACCAGAAATACAAAAAGGAGAAGATGAGTTTAGCCATAATATCAGTAAAGGAGTGCTTTGATATTGTATGGAATCTTATATATATTCTCCACTAATACTCTATTTTAGGATGTATATACAAATGAAGCTAAAAAAACAATACTAAAGCTTCATTCCGCAACTCAATTTTACATATAAGAAAGATACAGAGGAAATAAGAAGACACTGcctacaagagaggtttctgagaagaataataaaaataaggaatGGAAACCTTCTTCGGAACCACCTCAAGGGTGCAACAAGAACTATGTGAATCTCTTATTCACAAaacattcaaaattttgtcttagATTTTACCTTTCCAATGGGATAAGCTATTGGATAGCAAATTATCATTAAAACTCTCACAAGCCATACGAAATTGGCCCCTACAGCAAGCCCGTATCTTGTGCATATTGCTTGTGGAATGACCTGACAAATGAAATGATAACAGGAtaatcatcaatcaaatgtagTAGCTTCAAAAATATAAGCTAAACCAACAAAATCATGAAAGCGCGTAAAAGCAACATACCTCCCCGAAAGCAAGAACGAAAGTTACAGAGAGAAGAATTGCGACATACTGATTGAAAAGTTTATCCAGGTATATAGGAAGGGCCTGCAGATTGCAAATACCAAACCCAATAATAACTGTTAATTAAAACTAAGCATACTCTAACAAGGACTACAAACtcaatataacaaaaatttaaggaTAACAACActaagtgtgagtttggattagcattttttttttggaaaagttgTTCTAAATATAACCATACTTTTGCCAACTTTTAGCCAATAAGCAAATAAACTTTCTGAAAAAGAACTAATCAAAATGCATGCTAAAGCTACTATTCTCTGCACAACTTTTCCGAATTCACAAAGGGCTCAGGTTTCAAATCATCCACCAAACTCCAAAGCCACTTTAAAGAACACaagcatttgtttttttaaccCAATTACTTCAATAGGCACAAGAACACAACACCACCAAAGCCTTTTACTTCTCACTTTACAAACCTTTTACCTTTTTCTAATGTAGTTTTCTAAATAGGCACAACACCcttaattcaatagttacaacgGGAGAATTTGAACCCTAGACATTTCTATTGGAAACACAAGCCAATTGAGAGCAACAAACATAGGAAGCACGGACAATTCATTTAGGGGGCCGTACCCGTTTCATGTtctaattttttacaaattgctcgTGTCATACCCAGGCCGTGCTTTCTAGCTACAAACTCTTAGCTTatataaaattctaaatttccTCATTAGAATCAAATACCCATTAATTTTCACAAATGTGCACAAATATATCACTACATAGCTATCACATTTAACGCTTGAGAATCAAATTAACGAATTGAAAGAGACAgttcaaattcaaacaaaattgaTCAAGAAATAATATCAGAAAATATTGATTCcactaaataaagaaaaacaaacctCCATGGAAACCGCATTACACAAAAGCAAAGTGACAAGCAGCTGGTGTTGCTTTTGAACTACTGGAAGTATAGCagctacaacaacaacaacaacaacaaatcacacaaattcaaaattcaaataacaatGAAAAACCGAAACGAAACGAAATGAAATTGGTAAATATCGGAATGAATCGGACCTGCTTGTTTCTTTTCGCTAATGGTGCCGCTACGCTGGAGGATCTCCAAATCGACGAGGCCGAGGGACATGAGGCCGAGAGTGAGCCCGGACATGATTCCGGCGAAGAGGACGAGGAAGCAAGAGATCCCGGCGTAGATGAACCACCACGCCGTTCCGAACGGTATGCCGCCAAGCCCCGCCGAGTCCGATTCCAGGTTCCGAGCCAGCATCCGAGTCGCAATCACGGCATTGATCGGGTGCATCGCGGCTCTCTGTCTGTCTGTCTGAAGTACAAGAAGTAGTggttgttgtgtttgatttgtcGGACAAGAAGATAGAGTTTTAAAAGAGTTTGGAAATGAATGAAGTCTTATCGTTGGGTGGATAAGTCTAGGACCACGTAACAGTAAGTTCATGGGTAATAGATAGATGACTGTTCATAATTTTTCAGGTCAGAAttgtagtaaaaaaattatggaataaTTTGTAATCTTAGAACTGCTCTCTATTGAGAGGAATAATAAGGTTTACATGATGAACAAGTGACGTGTTCCACCATTCTACTAAAAGACTcatacttgtttaaaattgttgagttaaaaaaaaatttaaataaaaactgattactgactcagcaattttaaataggtgggagtcttttagtggaatggtggacaagtgatgtggtctACTAGAagattgtataatttctccCTTATTATGGTGGAGATTTCtagtattgttatttaaaatgatgtgaaaattgtggtttaaaaagtgttgtgaaaacaCGTATTAATAGtattcataaaacaaaaaatgtgtttggtaccatatttcaaataatatattttgtgaaaaaacataattgtatatttggtatgtgtgtgttttttttaaaactaatccATACAgtaaaagtattattattttatttgaagagagagaaagttccCTTGTGTGGTCTAATCAGGTGGGACCAACAATTTTtaacatatttacaaaagtgTCTGGTAGGAATAGTTCTCTAAATTCAATGTTCAAACACTTTAAAATGAGAAACGTAATTCGAATACTCTTAAAAGAAATCCCCTACCaaacgtgttttttttttttttttttttttttttttttttttgccaaagttttcaatatttaaacattgaaaactgttgtttaaattCCCTTATCAAACAACCCTAATGGTACCATGtttcaaataacatgtttcaatgtgtgaaaaaatatgattagttttgtttttttaaaagccaATCAAGTGGGCCTCATGATTTTcaacatatttacaaaagtgCTATTCAGCAACgttgtttgaaaattgaaaactgaaaactagtAAGAAGAGTTTTCTAAATTCAGTGTTTAGGGCCTATTTGGTATGTGATTccaaacaacagttttcagtgtttaaacatgCACTAAAAACTgtggttctaaaaaaaaaaaaaaaaaaaaaaaaacccaatttagTAATGGTGTTTTTTAGGAGTATTTGAATTATGTTGCTTATTTTTTGATGTTCAATCGAGAGACTTGTATTTGTACCTATTCTCTCTAGTCTCCATGGTCAATCAAATGTACGGTCTAAATTAACCACTACCTTAAACTCTAGTTTAGCTTTACTTTAGTTAATTCTTGTAGTTTATTTATTCGCAATTAAATGAGTTGGCATAATCTAGATGATGTATACTCTCCACTTCACCTTGAAATTGAGAGAATCATTGTCCGAAGAGCAGGCGGTTGTTGTTTTGCCAAGAATCAACATGTACCGTGGATTGTATGTTTATATTGAACGCATATGCAtccataattattttttggttaatctacaaattcacaattttttttttttttttgagagacacaattattttttggttaatcAACAAATTCACTTTGTAGGCGTGTGTATGTGAGGAGGGTATTTTCGTAACAAAGGATAGATAAGATAATCATCAGCTCCACCGGCATTAGGGAGGGGCAACCGCCCTCAATATGCCACAACCATTCTGAGAGCAAAACCTCATTCTTAAACTAATGAGAGTACAAATTCACATTAAATTATGgctactttatatatatatataaaagttgtgGGGTACGTATtcccaattttgaaaatttacaaTCATTTAAATTGCACCAATATTTGGAATTAAAGTATACTTTTGGCTATTTAAGTATGGAGCCATTTTTATTTGATCATTTACATTTcaaaactttcattttatttttaatcatttatgTTTAATTCTGGTTTCATGTTGGCCATATCATTTCTGTTAAGAATTTGACACCCATATTATGTTTTTCTGCCTACAACATTGAACTTCCTACATTCCAAGACATTTTAGAGTTAAACATGAAGGGTACGTATTCGATAGTcaaattactaataaaaaaggACAACATGACTAATATGAAAGTGAAATCAAATAtgaacaaacaaaatgaaaaaaattgaaaagtaaaggcaaaaatgcaaacaaTCACAAACTTTAAGAACCATATGTATACTTTAGTCAAAACTTGGATATATGCATCACCTGGTGGGGGAAGTTAATGGTGAAGTTAAAAATAGCTAAAATTGGACATACGCCACGCAAGTGTGTCAACTGTGAACGATTTGATAATCCTAGGAGCTATGAACAAGGTGGGAAAATGGTTttacacacaaaagaaatcaaactaGAGTTTGTAATAGTTGATTAAAGTTGGCGATATGCAATAGTTTGTAAAACTCAATCAGAACTGCATATCAAAACTCAATCAGAACTAGATGACATTGATAGTCATGGGCAATATGAGAAATTTGTGATTGTagtttagtaaattaattaggAGTATGCGCAAAAgggtaattaattttttattattaatgatgATGTGACTTGAACCGTGACTGttaaatttaacaatcaatTAAACAATGGGGGTGCAATTGGAATGATAACTATaagttttcaagatttttttatgtaaaatgcATATATCCCCCAATTTAGAGGGTGACTATGAAATTTAtcgtttctctttctttcttttttaatttatttattttcttttccttttttaattctTGGTCGGTAAGACATCGAAATCAtgatctagaattttttttttttttttttttttgaggtgagATCATGATGATCATGATCTAGAATCTGGACAAAAGGACAAGGAGAGTTAATTTAGTATGTAATATATTCATTTTCGACAggtatgataattttttttttctttcttgaaagTCAGAATATAAAACATGGAGATTAATTTGATTCGTCGACAAAAGATTGTGctatcaagaaagaaaaatataaaaaggttGTGTGCATTCAACAATTCACATGCtgtaatatattttatacaGACCACTTGGTGTATAtaatattgtggggcccaataatctATGGGCCAGacccacttgctcatggggagtccgaaggcccaagccgaaaagaaaggttatggcccaagctcaaaaatataaggcaaaaaatggcccagagatgcaaccgaggacagtttagtcctcggcagacccaaagcttCATtgagaagagggaaaaaaaaaaaaaaaaaaaggtataggaacaaatttgtaaggagatctaaaatatcttgggtaagttacccttactacccttcccagataagactctgcacctaacagagccgtattcttcagctttatcaaccatccccaacaattctgggattagactgacgggacaaatatcagtcttgtaaaggttgaccctacacgtggaggAAGGACAGCGAGCGTCggcgagtataaaagagaaagtaagtaatctggataggggggctgggaaaaatagacaaaaacCAGGAGttcccatcccacctccaggaAAGAAGACTCCAAGGAGGAAAACACTTGAACTGTGTATGCACACTACAAAAACACTCACTGCCGGGTAACCGGGGGAAGaccttaatgctcctcggaacaagtccgaggagcccaatcctTCAGGCTACGAAGCTGTAGGGTTTGGGTGCCCAAGCTGAACCCCTTTCTACGTAAGTtcccctaaaatcaggaccatatcatcgccccgtgatcaatggctagcctttcaagcccactctctacaaatcatattgtgagggatctttcatgtacgagcccaacatcattattgggccgttaaataatcgtgtccctacaattggcaccgtctgtgggaaggcttgcacgttggcacaggtggtgtttgagtcaactctctagcaagcagagattcgtgggttttcccccatctccggcgacatgcagttgttgttcCGGCATAAACTTGTGCTAGGGCTTACGTCCTGTAGCGCCAACGACAaaggcagctctaggggcttccgacctcaAATCAGCCCTCCCCGCCCtggtcaaggggctgacctgcgaaaaagaaattaagtacttaaaaagttttggacagaaccaaggccttgcatggtcctcggactcaagcctatggggaaaccaagtactcagaAAAGTTttatatggggaaaccaagtactcaaaaaaagttttggacagaaccaaggccttgcatggtcctcggactcaagcctatggggaaaccaagcactcaaaaaaagttttggacagaaccaaggccttgcatggtcctcggactcaagcctatggggaaaccaagtactcaaaaaagttttggacagaaccaaggccttgcatggtcctcggactcaagcctatggggaaaccaagtactcaaaaaagttttggacagaaccaaggccttgcatggtcctcggactcaagcctatggggaaaccaagtactcaaaaaagttttggatagaaccaaggccttgcatggtcctcggactcaagcctatggggaaaccaagtactcaaaaaaagttttggacagaaccaaggccttgcatggtcctcggacccaagcctttggggaaaccaactacttgtaaggaaaaactacattacatggaccttaggATTTAtccgaggaaaactctccacTAACAATTGGGTTAGTTCCTAAATTGCGAGGATTCTCAAGTCTGCTTTAGGATCTTCAGCACCAAAGGGAtcgatgcaatatagagcaatatgtcgCCTGAAAAACAATCTGAGTTCTCTACTGCTCAGTCAActcctcggatggattatttagagattatcattctcggacggtattctcgcacttatcacagaatattcaattGTTACCTcagttagtttcctaagtttaacttactatgaattatcgtcGTAATGCCTGGAAGTGTTGATAAatcagaattagttggattatgtttcaaggtttcccgctctaagtatcattgaagaaacacacacatggagcacacccttTCACAAAATAGTGTTGCAAAAAGGatagtattcaaaacaagtaaataaatttccctttttactaaaacaaagaaatagtacagcgtacaatgaaaagctggaatcagcttatgtcaaaactcactacataattgaaaaggaagatacaagagaataagacaaagccgaggaggcagtacagacgagaggttggcttctaaagctaaccacgtaatcaaaagaaaagatacaagagaataagataaagccgaggaggtggcacagaggagaggttggctactgcttcaagaccttgttcttcctcaatgcttttacatgcccataactcaggcagcaaaagaacccagcttGGGGCCTGCACCGTCGAAGAAAGGGTGCAGAGAGAGCCCAGCTTCAGGCTAGcgtagctgaagaaaaggtgcatgaaacccaacttgagcctcacaccgctgaaggaaaggtgcagggagccggaaggagccttcaccaaaaatttgcctgcaacaaggcagaggcgatgatggcggagaatctttcttctgacacaccaaaattctggcatgaacagaacctgcttcggattttgactaaaagagggagaaacaccctttcccctctgtcgaaacggaatattctcttgaatttatgcttcctttgcccgtacctcactattttgagtctcaggaggacacggcgcctctgtggcggagagagttctttttccccaaccctcgcctcaaacatgatatactaagggaggaaactgaaggatttgtgcgtaagtaaggcaactttctctcctatttatttaaaaagataaggtggtggcatttaattcacgcagcgtcccaaggaacgctacaaaCAAAATGTCTCCggctcaatttccaacaccacctgcaaccatgagattaaaggagtctcgtgaaggcgcacctcgaacactgggacgccaaaaagtacCGCGTGACCAAAGACTACAGAAATACCTCTTAATTTGTGGGCCTAGTAAATTcacggcccaggcccgttctgcatggggCCCAAGGACtacggcccacgccgaggaatagccgttgccgaggacaacctcctgctcggcaccttgtgaaatacctgaggaaagggagaaactgaactatgttcctcggactcaagcctatggggaaaccaactacttggatggccttgcatgatcctcggactcaagcttatggggaaatcaagtactcaaaaagttttggacaggaCCAAGGcgttgcgaagtcctcggactcaagcctattgggacgCCAACTACTCGAatggggaaagtcctcggctcaagtactgtaaaatgttaaggccaatAAAAGTGTTAGGATGATGGCGGGACGCCCCACTATTCGGTAGCTTaagggggctgttcatttttgtGGGTGATATGTtttcggatgattacttcctacaccgcatagAGCATCCAGTTCTAATCTCGGCATTGTTTCgggtaagtatcgttattcGCAGGTACGCATTG
It encodes the following:
- the LOC126689291 gene encoding DUF21 domain-containing protein At4g14240-like — encoded protein: MHPINAVIATRMLARNLESDSAGLGGIPFGTAWWFIYAGISCFLVLFAGIMSGLTLGLMSLGLVDLEILQRSGTISEKKQAAAILPVVQKQHQLLVTLLLCNAVSMEALPIYLDKLFNQYVAILLSVTFVLAFGEVIPQAICTRYGLAVGANFVWLVRVLMIICYPIAYPIGKILDWVLGHNEALFRRAQLKALVSIHGQEAGKGGELTHDETTIISGALDLTEKTAEEAMTPIESTFSLDVNSKLDWEAMGKILARGHSRVPVYSGNPKNVIGLLLVKSLLTVRPETETPVSAVSIRRIPRVPADMPLYDILNEFQKGSSHMAAVVKSKGKGKTLPPTIDGEKSEENKVSGEDSQLTTPLLKQDEKSDSVVVEIDRASMPTNVRRPPSFRRNDTAANGIPHLSEDIEDGEVIGIITLEDVFEELLQEEIVDETDEYVDVHKRIRVAAAAAASSMARAPSVRRITGHKGAGGQIKQGQTPKKSAEDDLNSTKSHGASGEPFGNKK